A stretch of the Vigna radiata var. radiata cultivar VC1973A chromosome 9, Vradiata_ver6, whole genome shotgun sequence genome encodes the following:
- the LOC106773654 gene encoding non-specific phospholipase C4, with protein sequence MSYPIKTIVVLVQENRSFDHMLGWMKSLNPEIDGVTGSESNPISTSEPGSNRVYFSDQSDFVEPDPGHTVEDVYEQVFGEPWSESSTTKKVLPTMDGFAQNSVKQKKGSTAETVMNGYKPDLLPVYRELVKEFAVCDRWFASVPGPTQPNRLYVHSATSYGLTTQDTQKLIGGLPQKTIFDSLDENGFSFGIYYQYPPSTLFYRNLRKVKYIDNFHLFDQKFKKHCEEGKLPNYVVIEQRYFDLLSVPANDDHPSHDVAEGQRFVKEVYETLRRSPQWNEILFVITYDEHGGFYDHVPTPVDGVPNPDDIAGPPPFNFHFDRLGVRVPTIIVSPWIQAGKVLHEPSGPFPTSQYEHSSIPATVKKMFNLPHFLTKRDAWAGTFENLLSLTTPRTDCPVKLPEPMKLREGGAEEDAGLSEFQEELIYLTATLNGDHKKSTYPKLTQNLTVSEAVKYCESAFQTFLNECEKAKESRIDGSEIVHCAKPHTAPQSKTFLHKMLSCILCKD encoded by the exons ATGTCTTACCCCATCAAAACGATCGTCGTTTTGGTTCAAGAAAACCGTTCGTTTGACCACATGTTGGGTTGGATGAAGTCCCTCAACCCGGAAATCGACGGAGTCACCGGTTCGGAGTCAAACCCAATTTCCACCTCGGAGCCAGGCTCGAACCGGGTTTATTTTTCCGACCAGTCTGACTTTGTTGAACCGGACCCGGGTCACACGGTGGAGGATGTGTACGAACAAGTTTTCGGCGAACCGTGGAGCGAGTCCTCGACGACGAAGAAAGTGTTGCCGACAATGGACGGGTTCGCTCAAAACTCGGTGAAGCAAAAGAAGGGGTCAACGGCGGAGACAGTGATGAACGGGTACAAACCGGATCTGTTACCAGTTTATCGAGAGTTAGTTAAGGAGTTTGCGGTGTGTGATCGGTGGTTTGCTTCGGTTCCCGGTCCGACCCAACCGAACCGGCTATACGTGCACTCTGCGACGTCGTATGGGTTGACCACTCAGGATACGCAGAAACTTATTGGAGGTTTGCCACAGAAGACTATATTTGACTCTTTGGACGAAAATGGGTTCAGTTTTGGAATATATTACCAATACCCACCATCCACACTTTTTTATAG aaaCCTTAGGAAAGTGAAATACATAGACAACTTTCATTTGTTCGATCAAAAGTTCAAGAAGCACTGTGAAGAAGGGAAATTGCCAAACTATGTGGTGATTGAGCAAAGATATTTTGACTTGCTATCAGTGCCTGCAAATGACGACCATCCATCGCATGATGTTGCAGAGGGACAAAGGTTTGTGAAAGAAGTGTACGAGACACTAAGAAGAAGTCCTCAATGgaatgaaatattgtttgtGATAACATATGATGAACATGGCGGGTTCTATGATCATGTGCCAACGCCTGTCGATGGAGTTCCAAACCCAGATGACATTGCAGGTCCTCCACCATTCAACTTTCACTTTGATAGACTTGGTGTTAGGGTTCCTACCATCATTGTTTCTCCATGGATTCAGGCAGGGAAAG TGTTGCATGAACCCTCTGGGCCATTCCCAACATCACAGTATGAACATTCATCAATACCAGCAACTGTGAAGAAAATGTTCAATCTTCCTCATTTCTTGACAAAGCGTGATGCATGGGCTGGAACATTCGAAAATCTCTTATCTCTTACCACTCCACGTACTGATTGTCCAG TGAAATTGCCGGAGCCTATGAAACTACGAGAGGGTGGTGCAGAAGAAGATGCAGGATTGAGTGAGTTTCAAGAAGAATTGATATACTTGACAGCAACTTTAAATGGGGATCATAAGAAGAGTACGTACCCCAAATTAACACAGAATTTAACTGTTTCAGAGGCAGTTAAATACTGTGAAAGTGCATTTCAAACGTTCTTGAATGAGTGTGAGAAAGCAAAGGAAAGTAGAATTGATGGATCTGAAATTGTTCATTGTGCAAAGCCACACACAGCACCACAATCCAAAACTTTCTTGCACAAGATGTTGTCTTGTATATTGTGTAAAGATTGA
- the LOC106773695 gene encoding 40S ribosomal protein S17-2-like: protein MGRVRTKTVKKSSRQVIERYYSRMTLDFHTNKKLLEEVAIIPSKRLRNKIAGFSTHLMKRIQKGPVRGISLKLQEEERERRMDFVPDISAINTDHIEVDKETMEMLHSLGINDVSGIVQVDPVPVQPTFAFNRRY from the coding sequence atgGGGCGCGTGAGAACGAAGACGGTGAAGAAGTCTTCACGGCAAGTGATCGAGCGTTACTACTCTCGGATGACGCTAGACTTTCACACGAACAAGAAGCTTCTAGAAGAGGTGGCGATCATCCCCTCCAAGAGGCTTCGGAACAAGATCGCAGGTTTCTCCACCCATCTCATGAAGCGCATCCAGAAGGGTCCTGTTCGCGGCATCTCGCTCAAGCTGCAAGAGGAGGAGCGTGAGCGCCGCATGGACTTCGTCCCCGACATCTCCGCCATCAACACCGACCACATCGAGGTCGACAAGGAAACCATGGAAATGCTCCACTCCCTCGGTATCAACGACGTCTCCGGCATCGTCCAGGTCGACCCTGTCCCTGTCCAACCCACCTTCGCCTTCAACAGGAGGTACTGA
- the LOC106773290 gene encoding pentatricopeptide repeat-containing protein At1g08070, chloroplastic-like: protein MPSPPLARFTFISSKLLAFCALSPHADLRYAHTLFSCIPFPPLFHYNTIIAAFSRRSSSPFLRMLNDIVRPNACTFTLLLSKASPSLSFIQQLYSLILRLGHLVNPYVATSLVATYFNHACTRVVRRVFNKSPNKNVACCTSLLTGYCNNSLVYEARKVFEVIPDKKRRVVQRNGLWLHQKRPNNSLLASVLSACAAISAFEEGKWIHSYVHRNGELEYHEVELGFTLMYYKLHEPNQEP from the exons ATGCCATCACCACCTCTCGCTCGCTTCACCTTCATCTCAAGTAAACTCTTGGCTTTCTGCGCTCTCTCTCCCCACGCCGATCTCCGCTATGCCCATACCCTCTTCTCTTGCATCCCTTTCCCACCTCTCTTCCACTACAACACCATCATCGCCGCCTTTTCCCGCCGCTCCTCCTCCCCCTTCCTCCGAATGTTAAACGACATCGTTCGCCCCAACGCCTGCACCTTCACCCTCCTCCTCTCCAAAGCCTCCCCTTCTCTCTCCTTCATCCAACAACTCTACTCCCTCATCCTCCGACTCGGCCACCTCGTCAATCCCTACGTCGCCACCTCCCTCGTCGCCACCTACTTCAACCACGCCTGCACACGAGTCGTTCGCCGCGTGTTCAACAAAAGTCCTAACAAAAACGTTGCGTGTTGCACAAGCCTCCTCACCGGCTACTGCAACAACAGCTTGGTATACGAAGCCAGGAAGGTGTTCGAAGTAATCCCCGACAAAAAACGACGTGTCGTACAACGCAATGGTCTTTGGCTACATCAGAAACGG CCCAATAACTCTCTTCTGGCGAGTGTTCTCAGCGCGTGTGCTGCCATCAGCGCATTTGAAGAAGGGAAGTGGATTCACTCTTATGTACACCGAAACGGAGAGTTAGAATATCACGAAGTTGAGCTCGGATTCACTCTTATGTACTACAAGCTCCACGAACCCAACCAAGAACCCTAA